A part of Bacillus thuringiensis genomic DNA contains:
- the infB gene encoding translation initiation factor IF-2: protein MSKIRVHEYAKKNNISSKDLMTKLKEMNIEVSNHMTMLEDEVVNKLDNEYDTEAEKPSVADEFEVEEKVVRSKKNSNKKKKKGKGTEDKRQDNFAGRQQTQIVETPDKITFSGSLTVGELAKKLSKEPSEIIKKLFMLGIMATINQDLDKDTIELIATDYGIEVEEEVVVSETEFETFIDEQDDEENLKERPAVVTIMGHVDHGKTTLLDSIRNSKVTAGEAGGITQHIGAYQVDVNDKKITFLDTPGHAAFTTMRARGAQVTDITILVVAADDGVMPQTVEAISHAKAAGVPIIVAVNKMDKPAANPDRVMQELTEYELVPEAWGGDTIFVPISAIQGEGIDNLLEMILLVSEVEEYKANPNRYAAGTVIEAQLDKGKGTIATLLVQNGTLRVGDPIVVGTSFGRVRAMVSDIGRRVKVAGPSTPVEITGLNEVPQAGDRFMAFADEKKARQIGESRAQEALLAQRGEKSKLSLEDLFQQIQEGDVKEINLIVKADVQGSVEAMAASLRKIDVEGVKVKIIHTGVGAITESDVILASASNAIVIGFNVRPDVNAKRTAELENVDVRLHRIIYKVIEEIESAMQGMLDPEFEEKVIGQAEVRQTFKVTKVGTIAGCYVIDGKITRDSGVRIIRDGVVIFEGQLDTLKRFKDDVKEVAQNYECGITIERYNDLKEGDIIEAYIMEEVKR, encoded by the coding sequence ATGAGTAAAATTCGAGTACATGAATATGCAAAAAAAAATAATATCTCAAGTAAAGATCTTATGACAAAACTAAAAGAGATGAATATCGAGGTTTCGAATCATATGACAATGTTAGAAGATGAAGTAGTAAACAAATTAGATAATGAATATGACACTGAAGCGGAAAAACCTTCTGTTGCAGATGAGTTTGAAGTAGAAGAAAAAGTTGTTCGCAGTAAAAAGAACAGCAATAAGAAGAAGAAAAAAGGCAAAGGAACTGAAGACAAACGTCAAGATAACTTTGCTGGAAGACAACAAACGCAAATAGTAGAAACACCAGATAAAATTACTTTCTCTGGAAGCCTTACAGTAGGTGAACTTGCTAAAAAATTAAGCAAAGAGCCATCTGAAATTATTAAGAAGCTCTTCATGCTAGGAATTATGGCAACAATTAACCAAGACTTAGATAAAGATACAATTGAGTTAATTGCTACTGATTATGGTATTGAAGTAGAAGAAGAAGTAGTTGTAAGTGAAACTGAATTTGAAACATTCATCGATGAGCAAGATGATGAAGAGAACTTAAAAGAGCGTCCAGCTGTAGTTACAATTATGGGGCACGTTGACCATGGTAAAACAACTTTACTTGACTCTATCCGTAATTCAAAAGTAACTGCAGGCGAAGCTGGTGGAATTACTCAGCATATCGGTGCATACCAAGTTGATGTAAATGATAAGAAAATTACGTTCTTAGATACACCAGGTCACGCGGCATTTACAACAATGCGTGCTCGTGGTGCGCAAGTAACGGATATTACAATCCTTGTTGTTGCAGCTGATGACGGTGTTATGCCACAAACAGTTGAAGCGATTAGCCATGCGAAAGCAGCTGGAGTACCAATTATTGTAGCTGTGAATAAAATGGATAAACCAGCGGCAAATCCGGATCGTGTAATGCAAGAATTAACAGAATATGAATTAGTTCCAGAAGCTTGGGGCGGAGATACAATTTTCGTACCAATTTCTGCAATTCAAGGTGAAGGAATTGACAACTTACTAGAAATGATTCTTCTTGTAAGTGAAGTGGAAGAATATAAAGCAAATCCAAACCGCTATGCAGCTGGTACTGTAATTGAAGCACAGCTTGATAAAGGTAAAGGAACTATCGCGACATTACTTGTTCAAAACGGTACACTTCGAGTTGGAGATCCAATCGTTGTTGGTACTTCATTCGGACGTGTTCGTGCAATGGTAAGTGATATTGGTCGTCGTGTAAAAGTTGCTGGTCCATCGACTCCTGTTGAAATTACAGGCTTAAACGAAGTACCACAAGCGGGAGATCGTTTCATGGCATTCGCTGATGAGAAGAAAGCTCGTCAAATCGGTGAATCACGTGCACAAGAAGCGTTACTTGCTCAACGTGGTGAAAAATCTAAATTAAGCCTTGAAGATTTATTCCAACAAATCCAAGAAGGCGATGTAAAAGAAATTAACTTAATTGTGAAAGCAGACGTACAAGGTTCTGTAGAAGCAATGGCAGCGTCACTTCGTAAAATTGATGTTGAAGGTGTTAAAGTTAAAATTATCCATACAGGCGTAGGTGCGATTACAGAATCTGATGTTATTTTAGCTTCTGCATCTAATGCAATTGTAATTGGATTTAACGTACGCCCTGATGTGAATGCGAAGCGTACAGCTGAATTAGAGAATGTTGATGTTCGTTTACACCGTATTATCTATAAAGTAATCGAAGAAATCGAATCAGCAATGCAAGGTATGCTGGATCCAGAATTCGAAGAAAAAGTAATCGGTCAAGCGGAAGTACGCCAAACATTCAAAGTAACAAAAGTTGGAACAATCGCAGGTTGTTACGTAATTGACGGTAAAATTACACGTGATAGTGGCGTGCGTATTATCCGTGATGGCGTAGTAATTTTCGAAGGACAACTTGATACGTTAAAACGTTTCAAAGACGACGTAAAAGAAGTTGCACAAAACTATGAGTGTGGTATTACAATTGAAAGATATAATGATCTTAAAGAAGGGGACATCATTGAAGCGTACATTATGGAAGAAGTGAAGCGATGA
- a CDS encoding YlxQ family RNA-binding protein, translating into MSDWKSFLGLANRARKLISGEELVLKEVRSGKAKLVLLSEDASANTTKRITDKTTYYNVPMKKVENRQQLGHAIGRDERVVVAVLDEGFAKKLRSMLDTNYRG; encoded by the coding sequence GTGTCCGATTGGAAATCGTTTTTAGGACTAGCAAATCGCGCTCGAAAACTCATTTCGGGTGAAGAACTCGTTTTAAAAGAAGTACGAAGTGGTAAAGCGAAGCTCGTATTGCTTTCTGAAGATGCGTCAGCGAACACTACAAAACGTATCACTGATAAAACGACGTACTACAACGTACCAATGAAAAAAGTCGAAAATCGACAACAATTAGGGCATGCGATTGGGAGAGACGAGCGAGTCGTTGTAGCTGTGTTAGATGAAGGCTTTGCGAAAAAGCTACGTAGCATGCTCGATACAAATTACCGGGGGTGA
- the rnpM gene encoding RNase P modulator RnpM, whose protein sequence is MSNRKVPLRKCVATQEMKSKRELVRIVRSKEGEVSIDLTGKKSGRGAYLSKDKESILQAQKKNVLEHHLKAKIDGSLYEELLELVEKESK, encoded by the coding sequence ATGAGCAATCGAAAAGTTCCGTTACGAAAATGTGTTGCAACGCAAGAAATGAAATCAAAACGAGAGCTCGTTCGCATTGTTCGTTCCAAAGAGGGAGAAGTGTCCATTGATTTAACTGGAAAGAAATCAGGACGAGGTGCTTATTTATCAAAAGATAAAGAAAGTATTCTTCAAGCCCAAAAGAAAAATGTTTTGGAACATCATCTAAAAGCGAAAATCGACGGTTCTCTATACGAAGAGCTTCTTGAGCTTGTTGAGAAGGAGTCGAAATAA
- the nusA gene encoding transcription termination factor NusA — MSTELLDALLVLESEKGISKDIIIDAIEAALISAYKRNFNQAQNVRVSFNPEVGTIQVLARKDVVDNVFDPRLEISVEEARQINPNYQDGDVLEIEVTPKDFGRIAAQTAKQVVTQRVREAERGVIYSEFSDREEDIMVGIVQRQDARFIYVSLGKVEALLPVSEQMPNEQYKPHDRIRVFITKVEKTTKGPQIYVSRTHPGLLKRLFEMEVPEIYDGTVEIRSVAREAGDRSKISVHAENIDVDPVGSCVGPKGQRVQRIVDELKGEKIDIVRWSNDPVEYVANALSPSQVVKVLVDEEEKATTVVVPDHQLSLAIGKRGQNARLAAKLTGWKIDIKSESDAKQLGIVTEEDSVIAFGFDSVEDEIE; from the coding sequence ATGAGCACTGAGTTGTTAGATGCCTTGCTCGTATTAGAGTCAGAAAAAGGAATTAGCAAAGATATTATTATTGATGCGATTGAAGCAGCGTTAATCTCTGCTTATAAACGCAATTTTAACCAAGCACAAAACGTTCGTGTGAGCTTTAACCCAGAAGTGGGAACAATTCAAGTTTTAGCACGTAAAGACGTTGTTGATAATGTGTTTGATCCACGTCTTGAAATTTCTGTTGAAGAAGCAAGACAAATTAATCCAAACTATCAAGATGGTGACGTACTAGAAATTGAAGTAACACCAAAAGATTTCGGTCGTATTGCAGCACAAACTGCAAAACAGGTTGTAACACAACGAGTGCGCGAAGCAGAGCGTGGTGTTATTTACTCTGAGTTTAGTGACCGTGAAGAAGATATCATGGTGGGTATCGTACAACGTCAAGATGCTCGTTTCATCTATGTAAGCTTAGGGAAAGTAGAAGCTTTATTACCTGTAAGTGAGCAAATGCCAAACGAACAGTACAAACCACATGATCGTATTCGCGTATTCATTACGAAAGTAGAAAAAACAACGAAAGGACCACAAATTTACGTATCACGTACACATCCTGGTCTTTTAAAACGTTTATTCGAAATGGAAGTTCCTGAAATTTATGATGGAACTGTTGAAATTCGTTCTGTAGCACGTGAAGCAGGCGATCGCTCTAAAATTTCTGTACATGCAGAGAACATTGATGTTGATCCAGTAGGTTCTTGTGTAGGACCGAAAGGACAACGTGTACAACGCATTGTAGACGAACTAAAAGGCGAAAAGATTGACATCGTTCGCTGGTCAAATGATCCAGTAGAATATGTTGCAAATGCTTTAAGCCCATCACAAGTTGTTAAAGTGCTTGTAGATGAAGAAGAAAAAGCAACAACTGTTGTTGTTCCAGACCACCAACTGTCATTAGCTATTGGTAAGCGTGGACAAAATGCACGTCTTGCAGCTAAATTAACAGGTTGGAAAATTGATATTAAGAGTGAGTCTGATGCGAAACAACTTGGTATTGTAACAGAAGAAGATAGCGTAATCGCATTCGGATTCGATTCAGTTGAAGACGAAATCGAATAG
- the rimP gene encoding ribosome maturation factor RimP has translation MDKKVTEVVEAFAQPIVEELNLELVDVEYVQEGQDWFLRVFIDSEKGVDIEECGAVSERLSEALDKEDPIPHLYFLDVSSPGAERPLKKEKDFQQAVGKQVAIKTYEPIDGEKMFEGKLLSYDGTTITLLLTIKTRKKEIQIPMDKVANARLAVTF, from the coding sequence ATGGATAAGAAAGTCACAGAAGTTGTAGAAGCATTTGCGCAGCCAATCGTTGAAGAGTTAAATCTTGAACTTGTAGATGTAGAGTATGTGCAAGAAGGACAAGACTGGTTCTTACGCGTATTCATCGATTCTGAAAAGGGAGTCGACATTGAAGAATGCGGTGCGGTAAGTGAACGTTTAAGCGAAGCTTTAGATAAAGAGGATCCAATTCCTCATCTTTACTTTTTGGATGTATCATCTCCTGGAGCGGAACGCCCATTAAAGAAAGAGAAAGACTTCCAGCAAGCGGTAGGAAAACAAGTGGCAATTAAAACATATGAGCCGATTGATGGTGAAAAAATGTTTGAAGGAAAGCTACTTTCCTACGACGGTACTACAATTACACTATTATTAACAATTAAAACACGTAAAAAAGAAATCCAAATTCCAATGGATAAAGTTGCAAATGCGCGACTTGCTGTTACGTTTTAG